CGCCGAGGAGAACGGCGTCATCGACCCGGACGTGCTGTGGTCGTGCACCACCTGCGGCGCGTGTGTGGAGCAGTGCCCGGTCGACATCGAGCACATCGACCACATCGTCGACATGCGCCGCTACCAGGTGATGATCGAGTCCTCGTTCCCGTCCGAGGCGGGCACGATGCTCAAGAACCTGGAGAAGAAGGGCAACCCCTGGGGCCTGGCCAAGAAGCAGCGCGTCGAGTGGACCAAGGAGGTCGACTTCGAGGTCCCGATCGTCGGCAAGGACGTCGAGGACCTCACCGAGGTCGACTACCTGTACTGGGTCGGCTGCGCCGGCGCCCTGGAGGACCGGGCCAAGAAGACCACCAAGGCCTTCGCCGAGCTGCTGCACATGGCGGGCGTCAAGTTCGCGATCATGGGCGGGGACGAGAAGTGCACCGGTGACTCCGCCCGCCGCCTCGGCAACGAACCCCTGTTCCAGCAACTCGGCCAGGAGAACGTGGCCATGCTGAACATGGCCTTCGGCGAGTCCCTCGGCGAGGACGGGGAGGTGGACGAGTCCACGAAGAAGCCGAAGGCCGCCAAGAAGATCGTCGCCACCTGCCCGCACTGCTTCAACACCATCGCCAACGAGTACCCTCAGCTCGGCGGTGAGTTCGAGGTCATCCACCACACCCAGCTGCTCCAGCACCTCATCGACGAGGGCAAGCTGATCCCGGTGACCCCGGTCGAGGGCCTGATCACCTACCACGACCCCTGCTACCTGGGCCGCCACAACAAGGTCTACACGCCCCCGCGCGAGATCATGGACAAGGTGCCCGGCCTGCGCCAGCAGGAGATGCACCGCCACAAGGAGCGCGGCTTCTGCTGCGGCGCCGGCGGCGCCCGCATGTGGATGGAGGAGCGGATCGGCAAGCGCATCAACACCGAGCGCGTCGACGAGGCCCTGTCCCTCAACCCGGACATCGTCTCCACCGCCTGCCCGTTCTGCCTGGTGATGCTGTCCGACTCGGTCAACGGCAAGAAGGGCGAGGGCAAGGCCAAGGAGTCCCTCCAGGTCGTCGACGTGGCCCAGCTGCTGCTCGACTCGGTGAAGACCCCGGCCGGCCCGGGTGACGACGGCGACGCGGACGACACGGCACCGGCGGACTCGCCGGACCCGGAACCGGAACCCGTGAAGTAGTCGTCCGCAAGGACGAGCGGCAAGCGGCCGGATCTGCCTCGGGGGCAGGACCGGCCGCTTCTGCGTGTGCGGCGACGTGGCACCGGGCCGCTCCCGGGCCCGGCGAACTGCCGGCCATCCGGCCATTGGCTGATGCATCTGACAGGGGCATGATGATGCGGCCCGGGGTTCCGCTTCCCGGGCCCGGCAAAGCGGATGGACGAACGGGAGTGGTGCCGTCGTGGTGCGTCTACTGCGCAAGGCCGCGCTGACGGGCGCGGTCGCGCTGCTGCTGGCGCCGCTGGCCGGCTGCGGCCTCGTCCCGCCCTCCCGCTCCGGGCCCGAACGCCAAGCCGCACCCCGCTCGGCCCCGCCGCGGGCCCTCGCGGACCAGGCGGCGCCCCCGGCCCTCCCGGTCCCGCGCGGCGGCGGCAGCCGTGTACCGGAGGACTTCAACGGCGACGGCCACCGGGACCTCGTCCTCAACGACCTGGTCAAGGCGCCCGGAGCGGGCCACGACGACGACGCGGGCATCGGCATCGTGTACGGCACCGGCGGCGGCACCGCGACCGCCTCCGCCACGAAGGGCCCCGTCTCCCCGGCCGTCCGCCAGCTCCTGTCGCCGCGCGCCAACGGCGCACCCGTCGCCGGCACCCTGCCCGCCGCCTTCGACGCCGCCGCCGCGTGCGACCTGGACGGGGACGGCTTCAGCGACCTGGTCGTCGCCACGGACCCCCCGTACGACGGCACCGGACGCCCGCCCGTCCCGCTGCAGCTGCTCTTCGGCAGCCCGTCCGGACTCACCGGGAGGGCGGTCGTCCTGCGGATCCCCGAGCAGGCCCGGTACGGCAACGAGTGGCCCGACCACCCCGTCTGCGGCGACTTCGACGGCGACGGCGCCCAGGACCTCGCGGTGACCGCGAGCGAGGGCCGGGTGAGCTTCCTGCGCGGCCCCTTCGGACGCACCGGCGCGCCGCGCGGCGCCACAGCCGCAGCGCCGGGTGCGGGCCCCGTGCTCGCCGCCCCCACACCGCGGCCGGACACGGACGGCGACGGCTACGACGACCTGGTCCACGCCACCGGCCCCCTGGTCCCCGGCGCACAGGCGGAGGGCGCGCTCCTGCGCGGCGGCCCCGACGGCCCCGGCCGGCCCGGCGGCCGGTACACGTTCCAGGCCGTGCCACTACCACCCGCGCCCCCGCTCCCGGCCGGCGAGACCGCCCCCGTCACCGAGTTGCTCCGCCGCGCGGACTTCGACGGGGACGGGCGCGCGGACATCGTGACCCGTACGCACCGGGGCGAGAACGCGGACGTCATCGCCGTCCACCCGGGCGCGGGGGACCGGCACCGGCCCCTGGTCACGTTCAGCACCTCGGTGTTCCTCGGCTGAGGCGGGGCGACGGGCGGCCGAGTGGAGACACGGCCGGCGCAGCCCCCGGGCCGAAGGCCCGGGACAGCCCCGGCAGCCGCAGGCCGCACATGGCCCGGAACAACCCCGGCACCGCAGGCCGCACATGGCCCGGAACGGAGGTCCCCGGCACTCGGAGAGCCGAGGCCGCCGCTCGGGAGCCGCAGGCCGCACATGGCCCGGAACAACCCCGGCACCGCAGGCCGCACATGGCCCGGGACGGAGGTCCCCGGCGCTCGGAGAGCCGAGGCCGCCGCTCGGGAGCCGAGTCACCGGCGCCCCGGGAGAGAGTCACCGGCGGTCGCGAGGGCCGCCGGGTCCGTGGCCCCCTGTGCGGACCTCCGCCGGACCCCCGGGATCCCCCTAGGGGATGTCACAGCTCGGCCGCAAAGGTCCCCCGGTTACCCGGCTCCGGACACCGGACACAGCGGGACCGGGTACGTTCGAATGCGTGGCTGGATTCAGGATCGGACGCGGCCGGGACAACAACCGCACCCCGCAACAACAACCGCAGCAGGCCCCTCCGGGGCCGTACGGACAGCAGTACGGCCCCGGAGGAGGCCAGGCGGCGCCGTCGCACCCCCCGCAGCAGTGGCCCCGCGGAGGCGGCGGACACGGCGGACAGGGATACGCACACGGGCACGGCAACAGGCACGGGCACGGGCACGGGCAACCGTACGGCGAGCCCGAGTACTTCGGCGACCCCTACCAGCAGCACCAGCAGGGCGGTCACCAGGGCGGCGGCCACGGCGCCGACCCGTACGCCGACAACCCCGGCCACACCCGGGCCTTCAGCGTCGGCGAGGACCCGTACGGCGACGGCTCGACGTACCACGCCGGCGCCGCACCCGTCCCCTCCGGCCCGCGCCTGCACTGGAAGGAACTGCTGAGCGGGATCGTGCTGCGCCCCGGCCCGACCTTCCTCCAGATGCGGGACTACCCGGTCTGGGGCCCGGCGCTGAGCGTCACGTTCCTCTACGGCCTGCTCGCAATCTTCGGATTCGACCAGACGCGCGACGAGGCGATCAACGCGCCGTTCGCGAGCGCGCTGACGTCCGTGATCATCACGGGTGTGGGTTTCGTGCTCGGCGGTCTGGTCCTCGGCGCGGTCACCCACACCCTGGCCCGCCAACTCGGCGGCGACGGGGCGTGGCAGCCGACGGTGGGCCTCTCCATGCTGATCATGTCCCTCACGGACGCCCCGAGGCTTCTCGTCGCCCTCTTCCTCGGCGGTGAGAACTCGCTGGTGCAGGTGGTGGGCTGGGCGACCTGGCTGGCGGCGGCCGCGCTGTTCACCTCCATGGTGAGCAAGTCGCACGACCTGCCGTGGCCGAAGGCGCTCGGCGCCTCGGCGCTCCAGCTGATCGCGCTGCTCGCGATC
The genomic region above belongs to Streptomyces marianii and contains:
- a CDS encoding (Fe-S)-binding protein, encoding MQLAAIIVSLVLTVVGVALIARAVAQIYRFVKLGQPVPAGSRTDDPKARTVTLVKEFLGHTRMNRWGIVGFAHWFVAIGFLTLPPTLAQAYGQLFEADWTLPVLGGFLPFEMYIEFIGLMTVVGILALIAIRLLNLPSRAGRKSRFAGSKAWQAYFVEYVILTIGLAILALRGLEGAIHHVDHYEAAYFVSYPLVLAFDGLSVPTLQTLVYFTAMIKIGVSLIWMITVSLNTNMGVAWHRFLGFPNIWFKRNATGETALGALQPMTSGGKEIDFEDPGEDDVFGVSQVEQFSWKGILDFSTCTECGRCQSQCPAWNTGKPLSPKLLIMSLRDHAHAKTPYLLAGGGKTMEGEEKASEEQLKDVPAAALAEAERPLIGTAEENGVIDPDVLWSCTTCGACVEQCPVDIEHIDHIVDMRRYQVMIESSFPSEAGTMLKNLEKKGNPWGLAKKQRVEWTKEVDFEVPIVGKDVEDLTEVDYLYWVGCAGALEDRAKKTTKAFAELLHMAGVKFAIMGGDEKCTGDSARRLGNEPLFQQLGQENVAMLNMAFGESLGEDGEVDESTKKPKAAKKIVATCPHCFNTIANEYPQLGGEFEVIHHTQLLQHLIDEGKLIPVTPVEGLITYHDPCYLGRHNKVYTPPREIMDKVPGLRQQEMHRHKERGFCCGAGGARMWMEERIGKRINTERVDEALSLNPDIVSTACPFCLVMLSDSVNGKKGEGKAKESLQVVDVAQLLLDSVKTPAGPGDDGDADDTAPADSPDPEPEPVK
- a CDS encoding FG-GAP repeat domain-containing protein: MRLLRKAALTGAVALLLAPLAGCGLVPPSRSGPERQAAPRSAPPRALADQAAPPALPVPRGGGSRVPEDFNGDGHRDLVLNDLVKAPGAGHDDDAGIGIVYGTGGGTATASATKGPVSPAVRQLLSPRANGAPVAGTLPAAFDAAAACDLDGDGFSDLVVATDPPYDGTGRPPVPLQLLFGSPSGLTGRAVVLRIPEQARYGNEWPDHPVCGDFDGDGAQDLAVTASEGRVSFLRGPFGRTGAPRGATAAAPGAGPVLAAPTPRPDTDGDGYDDLVHATGPLVPGAQAEGALLRGGPDGPGRPGGRYTFQAVPLPPAPPLPAGETAPVTELLRRADFDGDGRADIVTRTHRGENADVIAVHPGAGDRHRPLVTFSTSVFLG
- a CDS encoding Yip1 family protein, yielding MAGFRIGRGRDNNRTPQQQPQQAPPGPYGQQYGPGGGQAAPSHPPQQWPRGGGGHGGQGYAHGHGNRHGHGHGQPYGEPEYFGDPYQQHQQGGHQGGGHGADPYADNPGHTRAFSVGEDPYGDGSTYHAGAAPVPSGPRLHWKELLSGIVLRPGPTFLQMRDYPVWGPALSVTFLYGLLAIFGFDQTRDEAINAPFASALTSVIITGVGFVLGGLVLGAVTHTLARQLGGDGAWQPTVGLSMLIMSLTDAPRLLVALFLGGENSLVQVVGWATWLAAAALFTSMVSKSHDLPWPKALGASALQLIALLAIIKLGTI